A stretch of DNA from Micromonospora sp. WMMD1155:
GCCCGTCCAACCCGTCCGGTAAGACGATCCGCTATCGGACACGGTGTGCGGGTCACGATGCAGCTCGGAGGGCATCGAGCCGGCGCAGGTCGTCGTGGGACAGGCTTAGGTCGGCCGCGGCGACGTTGGAACGTAGGTGGCGGACGCTGGTGGTCCCGGGGATCGGGATGACAGGCACGCCGTGTGCCTGCTGCCGGTGGTGCACCCAGGCCAGTGCGACCTGCCCGCTCGTGGTGTCGTGTCTACTGGCGATCTCGCCCAATGCGGCGCGTAGGCCGCTCGCTACTTGCTCGCCGGCTGCGCTCGGAGGCTGGTGGAGGAGTCCATGACCGTTCGGGGAGTGGGCCACGACGACCACTCCGAGGTCGGCCACGGCAGGCAGCAGCTCCTGCTCGATGTCGCGCTGCACCAGTGACCACTGCTCTTGTAGCGCCGCGATCGGGTGAACGGCGTGTGCGCGGCGTAGGTCGTCCGCCGTCACGTTGGACAGGCCAAGAGCGCGCACCTTCCCCTGATCGACCAGTTCGGCCATGGCTTCGACGGTTTCCTCGATCGGGACCTTTTCACTGCGATGGTGCAGGTAGTAGAGGTCGATCACGTCGACACCGAGCCGTCGCAGGCTCGCCTCGCTCGCCTGCCGCACGTACGACGGGTCAGCCCGTACGTCGAAGCCGCCGGCGAGCTCATCTCGCCATACCAACCCGAACTTGCTGGCCAGCAGCACCTCATCACGGCGCCCTCGGATTGCCCGGCCGACCAGCTCTTCATTCTGGTAGGCATCTGCGGTGTCCACCATCGTGATGCCCGCATCAAGGGCGGCGTGGACCACCGCCACCGGGTCGCGGTCAGTGCCGTCGGCGGATCCATCGCGCAACCTCATCGCGCCGAATCCCTGACGGCCGAAAGCATCCCGACCCGTGGATAGACGCGTTCCCGTCTCAGCAGTTGGCATGACCCACACCCTAAAACCTCAACCATAATTGAGGTCCAGTGCATTAACGGTGCCCGGTCTGTGTCATCCCGAACAAGGACCCCCATACGGGGCGCCGCAGCTCAGATGACCTGAGCGCGGAGGGTATCCCGTACGACCCGTCACGTGACCATTCCGCGCAGGGCCGCCATCCGGGACACCTACGCTTATCGGCGGCCCGGGGGCGCCGATCGTTCGCGTGGCGTGAGTGTCGACGTCCAGCCTCGACGACATGTCTCGGGACAACGTACCACCAGGTCAAGTAAAATCGGTTCCATCAAGGCAGCCTGCATCGACATGCAGGGCAGTCAACGCACGCTCATCGGCTAGAAGCGGATCGGCTTGACCAAGGCGCTGCTGGACATACCCAGCTTGTCCCCATGCGCGCTGCAGATCATCCGACCGAGTACAGGACTTGTCACGGCGTCGGCCTACGGATAGCAGCAACTTGGCGGCTCCAGTTGCTGACCGCGACGACCTTTACGACGTCACCAGTCTTGGCTGCCTGAACGAGGTACTGCCGCCCGTTCCGATCAACACCGGTGTACATGCCGACGTAGCTAGGTCGGCTCATCGTGCCGTCCGAGCCGGGGATGAAGATCAGGTCCCCCGGTCGCATCGCGGCCAGGGACGAGACGGCAACGCCGCTGCGCACCTGGTCGGCCGTGACCCGAGGGATTCGCAAGTTGCCTTCGGCCCAGGCAGCCATCATCAGGCCGGAGCAGTCGTAGCTGTCCGGCCCTTCAGCGCCCCAGACGTAGGGCTCGCCCCGCTGGGCAAGGGCGAGGAGACGACTGCCCTCAGCTGCGGGTCAGCCGGCAGACGGAAGCCGTCGGGAAGGCCGGCGTCGTCCAGGGGGCGGTAACCCGTCCCCGCCATCGCTGGTGCAGACGATGTTCATGCCGTCGCTGATCAGGACGACCAGCTGCCGTGCCTCGGGGCTGCCACTCCGCGTACGCGTCGGGGAACGCCGACCGCTGCACGGCCTGCGCGGCTCGAGTGAGCGGCGCACCCAGGTCGTCGGGGCTGACGCGGTCGCGATGCGAGCCCAGATCGCGCAGGCGTACGACGAGCTGCGCCGCCAGACAGGCGTGGCGGACGGGCAGCCCGTCGGACGTCTGAACGCCAACCTGCTCGGCTACCGGATCGTCAGTTACACCGACGAGGAGGCCATTCTGCGCCTGTTGACCGAGGCACCGAACGGTTCGCGCTCGTTGAGCCAGCTCTCCAGCTCGGCAGCGACGCTGCCGTCGGCGCCGAGGTCCGCACCGCCGTAGGCGGCGCGGGCGTCTTGGCCGCGGTTCGGTTGGGGAACCCCTGCCGCTTGTGCTGGCGACGTCGCCCGTTGGCGTCGGGCGGGAGGTCGATGACGAAGAACCAGCGGATCTGGCCGTTGGCGAGGCGGTAGTTGTAGACAGCCATGCGGCTGCACCTCCGCAGTAACGGGATCGAGGGATGCAACCCACGTTAAGCGATCTCCGTTACCGCCAGCGTTACCGCAAGATCACACATGATCTTCTATATGCGCTGGTGAATACCAGTCGGGACGGCCGGATTCGAACCGACGACCCCTTGACCCCCAGTAGTCCGGTGGCCCAGCGGCATGCTCACGCACGTTTGTCCAGGTCGCCGACAGTGTAAACCAGCCGAGTAAAGGGGTCGTCGCAACATTCCCCCGGCAGCGCCGCGCCGAGTTCGACCTGCAGGCGCTCGGCAACCGCAGCTTGCTGGCGCACCCGGGGACGAGACAGATCCGGGACCGTGTCGATCTTGTCAAGCAGTGCGAGGCCCGGCGCCCGTTGGCTCCCAGCCTGCTGGCGGAGAGGGCTTGACGCCATTGACCCCGTCGGCGCTCGAAACCTTCCGCATATGCTGGTGACCGCACCAGCGAAGAGCGGGGCCGCCCCGCGCTGGCCGCCGTGGTGCACGTTGACGGCAACACGCGGCTGCGCCAGCACTTCCCGCGAAGTCCGAGCATCTGGGCGGCTCCTCCCACATCAGTCGGGGATTACATGTCCAACATGGAGAAGCCGTGCAGACCCCGCCTGAGTTGATCGCGTTGTGCCCGGAGGCCGGGTCGCCGCGGCAGGCCGCTGCGCTGGTGTCGCAGCTCGATGGTGTGCCGCTGCTGTGCCGGCTGGCCGGTGCCTATCTGGCGAGGGCGCAGGAGGGCCGTGCTGAGGAGCCGATGCTCGGCACCTTCACCGGGTATCGGACCGAGGTGCTGCTGCGGGCGGGTGCAGGGCTGCGGCGGGACGCCGTGATCGGACTGGCATTGGAACGGCTGGACGACGACGGGCTGGGGCAGGCGCACACGCTCCTGCGGCTGTTCGGCGTCCTGCCGGATGCACCAGTGCCGTACCAGCTGTTGCTGGACCCGGTACTGCTGGCCGATTCGGAGCTGTTCGCGGGCCTGACCGGGCCGCATCTGGAGGCGTTGATCGACGGGCTGGTCGGGCTGGCGTTGGTCGAGAGAACCGTGGCGGGGACGCTTTCGGTAGATCCGGAGATTCGCGAATTCGCCAACCACGACGGTAAAGACTCGGGTCAGCGGCCGGCGCACGTCGCGCTGCTGGCGAAACTGATCATCCGCTCGCCGCGTAGCGAGGTGGCAGCCGCGGCTGCTCACGTCTTCCGGATCGTGGCCGAGGAGAGCGGCGATCCACGCGAGGTCGACGTGTTGGCCGACGCGTGCCTGCTCGTCGGTGACGCGCTGGCCTCGGATGGGCGATTCGGCGAGGCGCGAGTGCTGGGTGAGGCCGTAGTCGCGGGCACGCGGCGACTGCTCGGGCCGACCCATCACCGCACGCTGCTCGGCACCACCTTCCTCGCCAGCTGGACCGGCGAGGCGGGGGACCCGGCCGCCGCTCACGAGCTGCTCTGCGAAGTCGCTGCCGCCTACGGGCCGATACCCGACCCGGACGGCCTCGTCGCATTCGCCAACCGAGCGTACTGGGCAGCCAAGTCCGGTGACGTCGTCGCAGCCCGCGACGCGTACGCGGAACTGGTGCCGCTGCGGACGCTGATGACCCGACCGGATGACCCAGAGCTGCTCGTCGACCGCACGGAACTGGCCCGGTGGACCGGCGTGGCTGGAGATGCCGTCGCGGCCCGGGACGCGTTCGCGGAATTGATGCCCCTGTTGACCCGGTTGCTCGGCCCGGACGACCCGGAACTCCTGAACCTGCGCGCGGAGCTCGCGCGCTGGACCGGCCTGGCCGGGGATGCCGCCACCGCCCGCGACGCCTTCGCGGAGCTGGTCAGGCTCAGGACGCGGCTGGCCGTCCCCGACGATGTGGACCTGCTGTTCTATCGCGGCGAACTCGCGCACTGGACCGGCACGGCCGGGGACGCGACAGCCGCGCAGGCCATGTTCATCGGGCTGCTCCCCGATTTCGTGCGGGCGTTCGACACGGACGCCGAGGATGTTGTGGCGCTCCGGGAGGCGATCATCCGGTGGGGGGGAAAGTGACCTCGGCGTCCGGTCCGACGTGCACGTACGCCGCCCAGCAGGACGGCCGTCCCCGATATCGATCCCGGAGGGCCAGGGTGGCTGCGTTCACGGCGTGGGCCGGCCGTCCAGTGTGCAATCCGTCGTAGATCAGCCGTGCGGCGCGGCCCGCAACCGGGTCGGGGACCGGCCAGTACGTGGCGATGACGTGGGCGAATCCGGCCAGTTGCAGCGCCGACGCGATGTGAATGTTCTCGTCCGGCAGGCGCGCACCGCCCTGGACGGTCGAGCAGGCAGACAGGTAGGCCAGGGTGCGTGCCGTCCTCACCCCGGCCGGTTGGCGGAGGAGTTCGCGAACCCGCAGCGGGCCATCGTGCAGCGTGAGGTAGCTGTCCGATGGCCGGGCCGCGTCCGCCGTTGCGTGGCCGGCGAAGTGCACCCAGTCGGCATCGGCGAACATGTCCCGTACCCGCGCCGTGGTGGCCTGCTGTCCCGACACCAGCTCGGCGGCCGCACCGAGGCGGCGATGTACCTCGTCCGCCTCACGGAGCGAGGCGGGCAGTCCCGGACCGTGCGGGTCGTCCGGTGCCACCACTGCAGCCCACTGCGGCACCCGGTGCGTGCCGACGGCCGTCAGGCTGCGCAGCGTGGGTGCATACGAGCTCACGACGCGATGGGGCGCGGAACGGGTCGTGTCATCGTGACCGGCAGCATGGATTGGCAGGAAGGAGAGCGCGCCGGTCGGCATCCACCATACGTGGCCGGTGGGGTCAACCCGGTCGAGGCGGTCGAGGACGGGACCGGCGATCGTGTCCCAGAGCCAACCGAGCGTCTCCGTCAGGCCGGCGTCGGTGGGCCGGATCGACGCCGCCGCATGCCGAGTGATGTCTTCGTTCGTGAGGTCGGGGAGCGGAACGTGGTGGGTCGAGGTGCCGTTCACCAGGAGCGCGTCGCAGCGGTGAGCAGCCACGTTGATGATCGCGACCGTGCCGGGGCCGAGCCCGGCCCGCAGGTCCCCGATGCGCGGCGGACGAAGGAAGCGTTCCAGACCGGGGGTACGGTGGATCTCCGCGAGGATTGCGTCACGTTCCCGCACCGCGCGGTGCCGGTCGTAGACGGCGGATCGCTCGTTGCGCTGCGACGCCTCGATCAGGTCGTGGGCCGCGCCGAGGCGGTCCGCGAGATCGGATGCGCTGGCGCGCACCTCGTCGGTGCCGGCCGATCTGCTCAGTGCCTGGGCATAGAGCACTCCCCTGCCCTGTTCCAGGATTTTGACGGCGCCGTCCGGGTCGTCGAGTTCGAGTGCGCAGGCGGCCGCGGTGGTGGCCAGCGCAGGGAACTGGGTCAGCAGGCGTTCCTGGTCGTCACGGTCGAGGCCGGCCCAGGCGACGAGGTCGAGCAGCTCAACGGCCCGGCCCAGCGCGTTGCGGGCACTGGGCCAGTCCGCGGCACGCGCCCGCAGGTGGCCAAGGTTCTGGGCGGCCATCGCGCGGGACAGAGCGGGCGCCACCTCGGTGTCGGCGAGTCGGGTGTACGTCGCAGCGGCCTCCTCCAGGTCGCCGGGGCCGTCCCGCAGCTCTCTGGCGGCACCGAGGTTGAGCAGCGTGTCGGCGAGTTCTGGATCGTCGGGGCCTACGCCGGTAGTCGCCTGGGTGAGCACGTCGACGGCCTCGTCGATGACGGGTCCGAATCGGGCACTGGCCAGCAGCACCGCGCCGAGGTTGGCCCCGTGTGCCCGGTGTTCCGGCCGCCCGACCGGGGTTAGCGCGACGGCGGTCCGGAGCAGGTCCGCCGCACGGTGCAGCGACTGCGGGTCGTCGGCGCTGACGCCTTTGCGGTGCAGCGCGTTGGCCAGTCCGGCGAGGTGGACGCCGCGTTCCGGATCGCCGGCGACCACCTCCTCCAGCTCCCGCACCGCCTCGTCGAGCGCGTCGGTGTCCATGACCGCCTCGAACCGGTTCCGGAGCGCGCCGGCGCGGTTCACCCGGTACGCGTCCCGGTCGGGATGATCGGCCGGGAGCAGTCGGACGGCTTCGCCCCAGTCGCGGATCGCCTCGTCAAGGGCGGCGAGGGCACCGGTGCCGGCGAACGTGAGCCGGCCGGCGATGGCGAGCTGGTTGAGGTAGATAGGCCGGTCGGGGTCGTCGAGTTTCACCCTGCGCAGGCTGCGGCGTAGACGGCGGGCTGCCTCCGCCGCCGAGGTCCGGTCACCCGTGAAGATGGCCCGGCCGAGGAGCGCGCGTGCCAGCGCCGACGTGCAGCCGGGCACGGCGGGGTCGCCCGCCGGTACGAGATCGCAGGCGGCCTGGCCCGCGTCGACGGCTCCGTCGAGGTGGTCCCGGATCCCGGTGAGCTCCCAGGCCGCCATCAGGGCGCTACTGGTGTTGCTCAGGATCTGGGCCCGCGACGATGGCAGGCGCAGAGCAGCGTCGCCGGCGGTGCGCGCGGCGGCTAGCAGTTCGGGGAGCAGTGTGACGTCGCCGGTACGTTCCATCTGGCGCATCAGACCGAGCCCAAGGTTGGCGTGGGCGGCGAGGTGGCCGGGCAGGTCGGCGGCGGCGGAGCGCAGGAGCGGCAACGCCTCGTCGAGAGCCTCGGCCCGGTGGCTCCGCTCACTCTCTCGTACGAGGCACATGCCGAGATGGGTGCGCCAGAGTGGTGCCCGCGCATGGTCCCCCCGGGCCAGGGCTACGCGATACGCCCGCTGGGCGGCAGGCAGCGGCCCCGGGTCGACGGTCCTTTCGGAGAGCAGGTAGAGGGCATAGCCGAGCTCTGCGGCCCGGGCGGCCGGCGCCGCGCCGAGGTCGGTCAGCGCCGTCAGCCGGTCCACGGCGCGGGCAAGTGTCGAGGTATCGCTGTCGCGGTGTGCCCGCTGAACCAGCTCCATGACCGCCGGGAACTCGTCTGTTACATCGACATCGGACTGATCGGCGGTCATGGGATCCAAAGCTACCTTCAGTGACGGTCCATGGTTGCGTGCCGTGTGTGCTCCGCACCTCCTCTACAGTGGGTCATCGTGGACGGACGCTGGGATATGGAAACGCTAGAAGACGCACTCGATGTGCTCAGTGACCTCCCGCAGTGGCGGTTGCCCGCGCCACACTGGGAGCGGATCGGGCCGATCCTCGACCAGATGGGGCAGGCGTTCGCGGCCGGCGACGACGAGGAGCTGCGCGACGCCACTACCCAGCTCGAGCTGTACGGGCCGGTCCGCGCCAACCGAATCGGTACCAAGGACGTCGACGGGCCCGATCCGTCGGTCACAGAACGTCAGAACCGTCTAGTGGACGAGATCGGAAAGGCCGTGCCGACGCGTTCGGCGAGCCGCAGCAGAGATCAGGACGGCGGCCGTGATGACCGACCGGCCGGCTGAGCAGGAGTTCGTCGCCCACCTCTTCGCACCAGTGGACGGCCTGCACGCTGACACCGCCCGCCGGCAGCTCGCCGGGATCTGGCGACAGTGCCGCAGCGAGCTCCAGATGACCGAGCCGATCCGAGGCGTACCGGCCACCGATCTTCCCGCGCGGTGGCCCGGCGTCGGTTCCTTCGACGTCATCGCCGCCCAGCAGGATCTCGGATCCGACCGCCAGGCCATCCTGCGGCGCAGCCACGACGTCCTCAACCTGTCGGTGGTCTTCGCGTCGCCGATCGGCGACGGCCGGGAGCGGCTCGGTCCGGCGGTCCCGTTCGGGTGGGCCGACTTCGCCCAATGGTGGCGGCAGCTCACTGTGAACGGGACCACGGCGATGCTCGGCGTCACGCTGATCTTCCAGGGCAAGACTTCCACACCGGACGCCGACCCGGTGCCCCTCGCCGACGAGGTCAGGGCGGCGCTGCCGGCCGATGCCGGCGACGCGCCGGGCTGGTGGCGTTCCGCGCGCCGCACCGATGACGGCTTCGTCGTATGGGAGACGTCGCCGGCCGGGGACGGCGCGGACCGGCGGCTAGTCGTGCTGGCCGGGTCGGACCAGGACCGGGTGCTCAGCGACTTCACCTGGTCCGACGGCAGTGTCACGATTCCGCCGCTGGGGCGGTACCTGATGCACGCCGCGAAACTGCGCTACGAATCCCGGGTCCGTGGTGACGGCTCGCGGCTGCGCGCTCTGCACGCCACCGTCAGCGACCGCCTCGATTTGCGGCCTCCGCCGACGGACGCGCTGGCCGACGACGAATTGACACTGGCCGGCACTCTCGCCGATCTGCGTGACCTTCTGCATACGGCGCAGATCGCGGTCGTCAACATGCAGGAGGCGCTCTCTCCCGCGCTGGTCGGCGACCGGGTCGCCGAGGCGGTCGTGAGACGGGTTCCCGACGACATCGCCTACCTGGAGAACCTTACCGAGCGACTGCGCACCGTCCGCCGTGTGCAGGCCGAGCGCGAGTCGCGGCAGACCGGGCCGCATCGGTCCGTACTCGTGGCGCCACCGCCGCCTCCGGCGCCGGCCGTCGCCGACCGGCTCGACGTGCGGATGTGCTTCGCGGTCGACATCGTCAGCTTCAGCAGCCGCTCCGGCCCGGCCAAGCAACAGGCGCAGACGCGGCTCGTCGAAATCATGCGCTGCACCCTCGGCCGGCTGAACCTGGACCTGAACGGCCTGCCCCGACAGGGTCTCGGTGATGACCAGAAAGTCATCCTCCCGGCAACAGAGCAACTGCACCACGCGTTACCTCGTCTCCTGGACGGGCTGTGCCAGGAACTCATGGCTGACAACGAGACCTACCGGGACCACATCCGCCTGCGCGCATCGGCAGCGGTCGGAACGTTCGGTCCCGGCACGATCGGCTTCTCCGGGGAGGTCGCCATCGAGTCCGACCGGCTGCTCAATAGCCCTCAGTTGCGCCAAGCGGCCCTTGAGAACCCGGACGCCGACGTGGTGGCGTTGATATCGGACATCCTGCACCGCTTCGTCATCAAGCCGGAGTGGGCCCGGCTTCCGCCCGGCGCGCTGGCTCAGTGCCAGGTCGGCCTCAAGGAGTACACGGAACGGGCCTGGCTGTGGATCCCTCGAAACGTGACCTGATCAGCACCCTACGCTCGATGGAGTCGGCTGAGTACATTGGGTCACATCGAAGGAGGTGACCATGGCACCTGTGTTCCGCCACCGCCACGCTCAAGTCCCATCACTCGACGCCCGACCTGATCCCGACACTGAGGACGCCTGGCGTGCCCTGCTGCTGATCGTCGAGTGGATCAAGCACGCCGAGAGCAAGGCCACCGCGACACTCGCCTCGGCAGGTGCGGCCGGTGGACTGCTCTACGCCCTGATCAACACGACGGGACGGCGCGGCGTCACGCTCACCGTCATCGCCTCCGTCTGCGCGGCCGCGACCGCCGTCGCTGCCATGGCCGCCTCCGTGGCCCTGGTGCCCCGCCGCGGCAACCGCTGGGAGCCCGGCAATCTGATCTTCTACCGCAGCATCACCGACCGATACGGCACCGACGCCGCCGGATTCACCAGGGCATACACCGGACTGCTCGCCGATCGGCCCGCGTTACTGGCCGCGCTGACCCGGCAGATCTGGGCCAACTCCCACGTCGCCACACACAAGTACCGTGCCCTCAACGTCGCCGTCCTCGCTCTGGTGCAGGCATTCGCGCTGCTCGCCGTCACCGCCGCGATCACTCTGCTCGACAGATGACCGCTTGATCGGCTGCCGCGTCCGGCCAGGCCGTGACCACCCACGGTCCGTGCACGTACGCCGGCCGTTTCCGCGCCCACCGCCGCTGCACCGCAGCAAGCGCGGTGGCCGGCGCGGAACCCTCGGTCAACCGCGCGTGGTAGTCGCCCATCAGTCTCGGCGCCGTGATGTCGTTCACCGGCCACAGCGGCGCGGTGACCACCCCCGCGCCGGCTAGCAGGAACGCCGTCGCGGCGCTGAACGCCTCATCGGGTAGCGCCGCACCGGTCAGCGCAGCGTCGCAGGCGCTCAGCACGATGTGGCCATGCCGACGCCCGGCAGCCGGGCGCAAGCCGACCCGGATCGGCGGCCGCACCCTGAGCACTGTCTCTTGCGGACTTTCCACGTCCACGTCGCAGTGACAGGCCACGTGCGCCAACTCGGCGTCGAGCAGGTCGTCCAGCACGGCATCACCACCCAGAGCAGTCTCCTCGTCGACCCGCGGAATCACCCCGGGATACCGGCGCGCGACCTCCGTGGCCTCCCGAGCCGCCCCCGGGATCGGCCGGTCCACCGTCCCGGTGTCCGCCAACACCACCACCCGGGACGCTGCGCCCCGGCTTGCGGGGGCATGGCCGGAGACACTGGCCCGGATCAGCAGGAGCGGATCGTAGTCGCCCAGCAGGGGGCCCTCTCCGGGAACGCCGCAGGTGGTGATGGGCAGCCAAGCGAGGCGCCCCAGCGGCAGCACCGCGAGCCTGGACACCCCGGCCAGCAGCGGCACCAGCGGGGCGACCAGCGACTCCATGGTCCACGCGGTGAGCCGGTCCGCCGCCGCCAACCGGATCCCTGCCGCGTCGGCGCCGTCCTCGGTTTCGGCCCGGCCCAACTCCTGCCGGAACAGGGTGGCCTCCGCCGCCAGCGCCGACTCTTCGGCCGACGGCAACTCCTGGTGATCGAGTGCGCCGTCCGGGGCGACCAGCACCGCGACACCGCCGGCCGGGGTGCTGCCGAGCAGCAGGACGTGCCGGTTCATTCGGGCCGCCGCCGACACGATGCTGTCGAAGGTAACCGTTTCGGCACGGATGCCGATCGCCTCGGCGATCAATGTCGCCGAGGCCTGCTCAAGATGGACCGCAGCCGCCGCGGGGTCATCGGCCCGCACCGCGGCAAGAGCCGCCATGGCGCCGATGCCCTGCACGCCGGCTCGGGCACGTTCTTTGTCGACGTGCAGCGGACGCATCCCGGTCAGCTCACCGGCGGCCTCCAGCGCAGCCGCGAACGACTGCTGCGCCTCCGGCCACATACCGGCCAGCCAGGTGATGCCGCCGAGCCGCCGACCGGCGAGCACCGCCAGGTGCGGGTATCCGGCGCCGAGCACCTCGTCGAACAGGTCGGCGGCGCGCTGCAGCTTCGCCATTTCGGTTTCGCCGCGTGAGCGGAGCAGGTCGAACTGGTCCTGCAGGCGGGCACCGAGGTTGAACGCGATCGTCGCCGCCATCGAACCCTCGATGTCATACTCGGCCTGCCCGGCCGCGGCCAGTGCCCGTTCCAGCAGGTCGATCGCCCGCGAAAGCACATCTTCGCCACCGTCGCGTTCCCAGCGCTCGGACTCCCAGTTCGCCCAATTGTTGAGGTATAGCGCTCGGTCCGGGGAGGGATCGGGGGTGGCGGCCACCGCGAGACCGGCGTGCCGTATCGCGGTGTCCAGGTCTTCCGGGTCGTGGCGGTGATGGGCGCGGGCTGCATGTAGGCGTCCGACGGTGTCGTGGCGGGCGGCAAGGTCCGAGCTGTCCGGTGCGGTCAGGGCGACGGCCTGCTTGGCTAGGTCGATCGCGTGGTCCAGGTCCTCCGGGACGGCGTCGCGCTCGTACCGGCCCAGCAGGTTGTTGGCCTGGTTGTTGGCGACCGTGGGTGCCATGTCCGGGTCCAGGCCGGTGTCCAGTAGGCGGTCGAGCAGGGCTATGGCGTCGTCCAGGTCGGTGCTGTCGCCGAACAGGCCGTACCGCTCGGCCAGCAGCGAGGCGAGGTTGGTGGCGTACTCGCCGTCGCGCCAGTGGTCCGCGGTGGTGTCGAGCGCCTCCCGTGCATCCTGGATAGCGGCGGTGAACCTGGCGCGGTCGTTGCGCAGGCGCGCCGCAGTGGACCGCACCGTGGATCGGACCGACAACGCCTGCGCCCGGTCCGGTCCGGTGCTCGCCTCGCGCACTGCGGCCTCGGCGGCTTTTGTGGCCTGCGTAAGGAATGCCTGGTCGCCGGTCCACTCGTACCGGGTGTGCAGCACCGAGGCGAGCAAACGGTGCAGTGTCATTCGGACCGACGCGGTGGCCGGGTGTCCAGCAGCGATCCCGGCCCGGGTAAGCGTCTCGGCCCTGCCGAGCAGGTCCTGGTCAAAACTCTCCTCGGCGGCCGTGGCGAGCAGACCGGCGATGTTGACCACCTCAGGGCCGGCAGCCCCCGGGTCCAGATTCTCGGTGAGCGTTCGCAGCGCGGTGGCGAGACGGTTCCGGTCGCCGTCGCGCCGCCACAGCTGCAGGTGGATCCCGGCGAGCGCCGACATGGCCACTCGCCGTTCCGGATCGTCGGTGGCCGCGACTGCGAGCTCTTGTTCAAGAATCTCACGGGCCTGCTCGGTCTGGTCGGGCTCTCCGGGCGCGAGCGACCTGACGGAGAGCCGGCCGGCCAGGTTGGCGGTCACCTCAAGGCGGGCGCCCGGCGGGGACTCCCGCCAGACCCGCTCGCCGATCGCGCAGGCCTCCCGCAGGTCGGCCAGGTCGCCGTCGCGCCGGTAGCGGTCCATCAGATCGATGCCGAGATTCGTGGACAGGTCGAGGCGCATCCACTTCGGTACATCGTCATCGAGCCCGACCAGCGCCTCGCGCCGGATCGTGATGGCACGGTCCAGGTCACCGGCACGTACCCACGCCTCAGCCACCTCGTCCCTCTCTCGGGCCCAAGATTCGCCTCCGGTGGCCCCCTGGTCCGGCACCGTGCTCTCCCGCCGTCGTTGGTCGGTGACAATGGATTGATGTCCGGCGACCTTGACCTGTTGACCGCACTCAGCGACCGCGTCCGCGCCTTCCTGACGGATCGAAACGCCGACTCGGTCACCTCGGACGCGGCCCTGGCCGACGTGCATGCCGTCCGCTGCGCTATCGAGGACAGTCGCCTCGACCAACAGAGCACCGTTCGGGCACAGTATCTCGTGGCCGTGCTGCACTGGTCGCGCTACCTCGCGCTCCCCACCGGCCGACGGGAGTTCGATTACCTCGCCGCGAAGCAGTTCTTCGAGTACGTCGCCCCGTACTCGCCCGAGCGGGTGCCACCCCTGCTCCGGTCCTTGATCCAGCCTGCGCCGCCGATCGGCAGCCTCACCGATCCGGCCGATGTCGACGAGCGGCTCGCGGCACTGACCGAACTCGGCGGCGCCCTCATCGTCCGGCACCAGCGTCGGCCCGAACCTGGTGACGCCGAGTTGG
This window harbors:
- a CDS encoding CATRA conflict system CASPASE/TPR repeat-associated protein, with protein sequence MTDRPAEQEFVAHLFAPVDGLHADTARRQLAGIWRQCRSELQMTEPIRGVPATDLPARWPGVGSFDVIAAQQDLGSDRQAILRRSHDVLNLSVVFASPIGDGRERLGPAVPFGWADFAQWWRQLTVNGTTAMLGVTLIFQGKTSTPDADPVPLADEVRAALPADAGDAPGWWRSARRTDDGFVVWETSPAGDGADRRLVVLAGSDQDRVLSDFTWSDGSVTIPPLGRYLMHAAKLRYESRVRGDGSRLRALHATVSDRLDLRPPPTDALADDELTLAGTLADLRDLLHTAQIAVVNMQEALSPALVGDRVAEAVVRRVPDDIAYLENLTERLRTVRRVQAERESRQTGPHRSVLVAPPPPPAPAVADRLDVRMCFAVDIVSFSSRSGPAKQQAQTRLVEIMRCTLGRLNLDLNGLPRQGLGDDQKVILPATEQLHHALPRLLDGLCQELMADNETYRDHIRLRASAAVGTFGPGTIGFSGEVAIESDRLLNSPQLRQAALENPDADVVALISDILHRFVIKPEWARLPPGALAQCQVGLKEYTERAWLWIPRNVT
- a CDS encoding Pycsar system effector family protein, which gives rise to MAPVFRHRHAQVPSLDARPDPDTEDAWRALLLIVEWIKHAESKATATLASAGAAGGLLYALINTTGRRGVTLTVIASVCAAATAVAAMAASVALVPRRGNRWEPGNLIFYRSITDRYGTDAAGFTRAYTGLLADRPALLAALTRQIWANSHVATHKYRALNVAVLALVQAFALLAVTAAITLLDR
- a CDS encoding CHAT domain-containing protein produces the protein MPDQGATGGESWARERDEVAEAWVRAGDLDRAITIRREALVGLDDDVPKWMRLDLSTNLGIDLMDRYRRDGDLADLREACAIGERVWRESPPGARLEVTANLAGRLSVRSLAPGEPDQTEQAREILEQELAVAATDDPERRVAMSALAGIHLQLWRRDGDRNRLATALRTLTENLDPGAAGPEVVNIAGLLATAAEESFDQDLLGRAETLTRAGIAAGHPATASVRMTLHRLLASVLHTRYEWTGDQAFLTQATKAAEAAVREASTGPDRAQALSVRSTVRSTAARLRNDRARFTAAIQDAREALDTTADHWRDGEYATNLASLLAERYGLFGDSTDLDDAIALLDRLLDTGLDPDMAPTVANNQANNLLGRYERDAVPEDLDHAIDLAKQAVALTAPDSSDLAARHDTVGRLHAARAHHRHDPEDLDTAIRHAGLAVAATPDPSPDRALYLNNWANWESERWERDGGEDVLSRAIDLLERALAAAGQAEYDIEGSMAATIAFNLGARLQDQFDLLRSRGETEMAKLQRAADLFDEVLGAGYPHLAVLAGRRLGGITWLAGMWPEAQQSFAAALEAAGELTGMRPLHVDKERARAGVQGIGAMAALAAVRADDPAAAAVHLEQASATLIAEAIGIRAETVTFDSIVSAAARMNRHVLLLGSTPAGGVAVLVAPDGALDHQELPSAEESALAAEATLFRQELGRAETEDGADAAGIRLAAADRLTAWTMESLVAPLVPLLAGVSRLAVLPLGRLAWLPITTCGVPGEGPLLGDYDPLLLIRASVSGHAPASRGAASRVVVLADTGTVDRPIPGAAREATEVARRYPGVIPRVDEETALGGDAVLDDLLDAELAHVACHCDVDVESPQETVLRVRPPIRVGLRPAAGRRHGHIVLSACDAALTGAALPDEAFSAATAFLLAGAGVVTAPLWPVNDITAPRLMGDYHARLTEGSAPATALAAVQRRWARKRPAYVHGPWVVTAWPDAAADQAVICRAE